From the bacterium genome, the window AACATCCGTTCCTGGAAGCGCATCATTCCGCCGATCCAGCGATCCACGTCGGCACCCTTGCGACGGGCGTACTCCGCGACTTCGGGATGTGGCAGGACCCAGAAACGCTCTTCGTCGAGAGCCTCGACGACGCATTGGTTCACGTCCTCGGGCTGGATCACGCCATCCTGGCCCGCGACGCCCATTCCACCGCCGCCCAGCCTGTCGCGATCCGGGCTGTTGGCCGCGATGGCCGTTTCTACGGCTTGCGGACACAGCACCGAGACACGAATGCCCTGGCGACCATGAGTGATGGCGATCCACTCGGCCAACGCGACGGCTGCGTGCTTCGTCACCGAGTACGAAAGTGAGCCGAGCTGGGTGAGCAGGCCGGCCGCCGATGCGGTGTTCAGCAAGTAGCCTTGGCCGCGGTCGATCATTCCCGGAAGGACGGCTCGCGCTGCGTAGAGATGCGCCAACACATGCACTTCCCACATGCGCTGAAGATCCTCCACGGGCGCCTCGAGGCCTCCGAGGGTGACGTAGCCTGCATTCGAAACGAAGAGATCGATTCCGCCGTGGGCACGCTCGGTCTCCGAGACGAGGGAACGAATGGCATCTTCCTGCGACACATCGAGGCCGACGCCCGTACCGCCGATCGCCTCCGCGACAGCTCGAGCTCCGGGTTCATCCCGATCCGCGACCACGACGTGCCCCGCACCCTCCTGCTGGAAGCGCTCGGCCAGCCCCTTGCCGATACCACTCGCACCGCCCGTCACGACGACGACACCATCCTTGACT encodes:
- a CDS encoding SDR family oxidoreductase, producing the protein MKVKDGVVVVTGGASGIGKGLAERFQQEGAGHVVVADRDEPGARAVAEAIGGTGVGLDVSQEDAIRSLVSETERAHGGIDLFVSNAGYVTLGGLEAPVEDLQRMWEVHVLAHLYAARAVLPGMIDRGQGYLLNTASAAGLLTQLGSLSYSVTKHAAVALAEWIAITHGRQGIRVSVLCPQAVETAIAANSPDRDRLGGGGMGVAGQDGVIQPEDVNQCVVEALDEERFWVLPHPEVAEYARRKGADVDRWIGGMMRFQERMFGENEQPGDWLMRDR